From Schistocerca cancellata isolate TAMUIC-IGC-003103 chromosome 6, iqSchCanc2.1, whole genome shotgun sequence, a single genomic window includes:
- the LOC126088550 gene encoding putative beta-carotene-binding protein: MCCRIAVASSLLLVAGLAVAEIATPLGVKTCADDQPNVVECRRKALQDAVPHLATGIPQMGAAPIDPMDELPPLTWQTNSRGLALKFRLDNARFTGLGRSVVDNLQVDNVNNRIRVVTHIDGVNALEGAYAMSGKVLGVPLDGSGSFKVSMRGGNADVTYAGHLETADGDQSYLKVDSVSVKLDLGQSQYELTGLFGDYKPLVNAGNEFINSVATKVVQPELLPTLEKWLAEVYRQRAQAVFSTVPYDQLFPMRSV, from the exons ATGTGCTGCCGTATCGCCGTCGCCTCCTCTCTGCTGCTCGTTGCCGGCTTGGCCGTCGCCGAGATAG CGACACCTCTCGGCGTCAAGACATGTGCTGACGACCAGCCTAACGTCGTCGAATGTCGGCGGAAGGCTCTACAGGACGCAGTGCCACATCTGGCGACTG GCATTCCGCAGATGGGTGCCGCTCCCATCGACCCCATGGACGAGCTGCCACCGCTGACGTGGCAGACCAACTCCAGAGGGCTGGCCCTCAAGTTCCGCCTCGACAACGCCCGTTTCACCGGCCTGGGCCGCTCCGTCGTCGACAACCTGCA ggtggaTAACGTCAACAACCGCATCCGCGTCGTTACCCACATTGACGGCGTCAACGCGTTAGAGGGCGCCTACGCCATGTCCGGAAAAGTCCTCGGCGTCCCTCTGGACGGCAGTGGTTCCTTCAAGGTTTCTATGC GCGGAGGCAACGCGGACGTGACGTACGCTGGACACCTCGAGACTGCTGACGGGGATCAGTCATACCTCAAGGTGGACTCTGTCAGCGTCAAGCTCGACTTGGGCCAAAGCCAGTATGAACTCACTGGTCTCTTCGGGGACTACAAGCCTCTAG TGAACGCCGGAAATGAGTTCATAAACAGCGTCGCCACGAAGGTTGTCCAACCCGAACTCCTGCCGACGTTGGAGAAATGGTTGGCCGAAGTATACCGCCAGCGTGCACAAGCCGTCTTCAGTACTGTACCCTACGACCAGCTCTTCCCTATGAGGTCCGTTTAG